In one Streptomyces sp. NBC_01288 genomic region, the following are encoded:
- a CDS encoding TetR/AcrR family transcriptional regulator, with protein MSTMTATPSPFSPADRPQLGLRERKKIKTREAIRTATYALVKEQGYDATTIEQIAERAEVSPSTVFRYFPTKEDIVITDEFDPIIMEELRARPADEPWMVTLRYVMRKAIQFGLKEDQEISRLRSHLMVQVPAVRSRMMESMSVTGNMLCHAIAERTGRDAESLEVRVYAMSIVGGLMEASLYWAESGHQGELSDLVERAMDVLEHGLTD; from the coding sequence ATGAGCACCATGACGGCAACGCCCTCCCCCTTCAGCCCCGCCGACCGCCCCCAACTGGGCCTCCGCGAGCGCAAGAAGATCAAGACCCGCGAGGCGATCCGCACCGCGACGTACGCACTGGTCAAGGAACAGGGCTACGACGCGACCACGATCGAGCAGATCGCCGAGCGCGCCGAGGTGTCGCCGTCGACCGTCTTCCGCTACTTCCCCACCAAGGAAGACATCGTCATCACGGACGAGTTCGACCCGATCATCATGGAGGAGCTCCGGGCTCGCCCCGCCGACGAACCGTGGATGGTCACCCTGCGGTACGTGATGCGCAAGGCCATCCAGTTCGGCCTCAAGGAGGACCAGGAGATCTCCCGCCTCCGCTCCCACCTCATGGTCCAGGTCCCGGCGGTGCGCTCACGGATGATGGAGAGCATGTCGGTCACCGGCAACATGCTCTGCCACGCCATCGCCGAACGCACCGGCCGGGACGCGGAGAGCCTGGAGGTCCGGGTCTACGCGATGTCCATCGTCGGCGGCCTGATGGAGGCGTCCCTGTACTGGGCGGAGAGCGGCCACCAGGGGGAGCTCTCGGACCTGGTGGAGCGGGCGATGGATGTACTGGAGCACGGGCTCACTGACTGA
- a CDS encoding galactose oxidase-like domain-containing protein, with the protein MNKYRRRTAFAGVGALTVGLLLTSPQSAEAANLVVNPGFETGGGDGMPYCWEKSGWGDNDFDFTTTSDAHSGSKAMKVTVTRRVDGDRKALITESTACAPVVTAGKQYDLGLWYKTTTPDANITLFRHDATAGWQYWTDLKTLEMQGSWTQATVRTPEVPAGTDRITWGVSVYGTGSATTDDYTMDQVPDTLPPATCTATTEECANGRWDVLPTQNPVRSMHSVVLNNGKVLLIAGSGNSQEQFDAGTFTSAVYDPVAGTYKVIPTPKDMFCSGHIQLQDGRVLVLSGNKAFPAADGSHGYEGYKDSYIFDPATETYSRTNDLNDGHWYPSATELGNGDVISFGGLREDSTGSVTAEYWSDAQQKWLPLSQVNQTWSYWGLYPSMVLMQDGRLFYTGSHVFGNNIPGTGSAIYDYNANTITSVSGLQNKDQRDQSASVLLPPAQDQKVLTVGGGNIDSNPDANRLTDIIDLKAANPTYTVGPQIPQGTVDLGNGPVAETGAQGKMYVSTVILPDGTVLETGGGLHNRANPVYEASIFDPATTTFDPVAADPEARGYHSSSFLLPDGRVMSTGDNPGNGTWNHNVSIYTPPYLLKGTRPTITSVIDNEWEYGDTQTVTVDRPIAKAELIRPAAVTHSSDPNQRFVDLPLSVNGNTVDLNVTSNPNLAPPGWYMLFAVDANGVPSVAKWVHLQGPSALTTDTASAHVHSFADSLKGKVTEPGKKRTSQKVSPTISGCDRHYGTINVCVPTVFPKEVKSTTAARCSWLQQNDYGRLKVNGKDDPLRLDPNRDGVACGKGDVKTVKKKG; encoded by the coding sequence GTGAACAAGTACCGCAGAAGAACCGCCTTCGCCGGGGTGGGCGCCCTGACCGTCGGACTGCTGCTCACCTCGCCGCAGTCGGCCGAGGCCGCGAACCTCGTCGTCAACCCGGGCTTCGAGACGGGGGGCGGTGACGGGATGCCGTACTGCTGGGAGAAGTCCGGCTGGGGCGACAACGACTTTGATTTCACTACGACTTCGGACGCGCACTCCGGTTCGAAGGCCATGAAGGTCACCGTGACGCGGCGGGTGGACGGTGACCGCAAGGCGCTGATCACCGAGTCGACGGCCTGCGCGCCGGTGGTGACGGCGGGCAAGCAGTACGACCTCGGGCTCTGGTACAAGACGACGACGCCGGACGCGAACATCACGCTGTTCCGGCACGACGCGACGGCCGGGTGGCAGTACTGGACCGACCTCAAGACCCTGGAGATGCAGGGCAGTTGGACCCAGGCCACGGTCCGTACGCCTGAAGTCCCGGCCGGTACCGACCGGATCACCTGGGGGGTCTCGGTCTACGGCACCGGGTCCGCGACCACCGACGACTACACGATGGACCAGGTCCCGGACACGCTCCCGCCCGCGACCTGTACGGCGACCACCGAGGAGTGTGCGAACGGCCGTTGGGACGTGCTCCCGACCCAGAACCCGGTGCGCTCGATGCACTCCGTCGTGCTCAACAACGGCAAGGTGCTGCTGATCGCGGGCTCCGGGAACAGCCAGGAGCAGTTCGACGCGGGGACGTTCACGAGCGCGGTGTACGACCCGGTGGCCGGGACGTACAAAGTGATCCCGACGCCGAAGGACATGTTCTGCTCGGGGCACATCCAGTTGCAGGACGGCCGGGTGCTGGTGCTGAGCGGCAACAAGGCGTTCCCGGCGGCGGACGGTTCGCACGGGTACGAGGGGTACAAGGACTCGTACATCTTCGACCCGGCGACCGAGACGTACAGCAGGACGAACGACCTCAACGACGGTCACTGGTACCCGTCGGCGACCGAGCTGGGCAACGGTGACGTCATCTCCTTCGGCGGGCTGCGCGAGGACTCGACGGGGTCGGTGACCGCCGAGTACTGGTCGGACGCCCAGCAGAAGTGGCTGCCGTTGTCGCAGGTCAACCAGACCTGGTCGTACTGGGGGCTGTACCCGTCGATGGTCCTGATGCAGGACGGCCGGCTCTTCTACACGGGCAGCCATGTCTTCGGGAACAACATCCCGGGGACGGGCAGCGCGATCTACGACTACAACGCGAACACGATCACGTCGGTCTCGGGGCTCCAGAACAAGGACCAACGCGACCAGTCGGCAAGCGTGTTGCTGCCTCCGGCGCAGGACCAGAAGGTGCTCACCGTCGGCGGCGGCAACATCGACTCCAACCCGGACGCGAACCGGCTGACCGACATCATCGACCTCAAGGCCGCGAACCCGACGTACACGGTCGGCCCCCAAATTCCGCAGGGGACCGTCGACTTGGGGAACGGTCCGGTGGCCGAGACCGGCGCCCAGGGCAAGATGTACGTGTCCACCGTGATCCTGCCGGACGGCACGGTCCTGGAGACGGGCGGCGGGCTGCACAACCGCGCGAACCCGGTGTACGAGGCGTCGATCTTCGACCCGGCGACCACGACGTTCGACCCGGTGGCCGCCGACCCGGAGGCCCGGGGCTACCACTCCTCCTCGTTCCTGCTGCCGGACGGCCGGGTGATGTCGACCGGTGACAACCCGGGCAACGGCACCTGGAACCACAACGTGTCGATCTACACCCCGCCGTATCTCCTCAAGGGCACGCGGCCGACGATCACTTCGGTCATCGACAACGAGTGGGAGTACGGCGACACCCAGACGGTCACCGTCGACCGGCCCATCGCCAAGGCCGAGTTGATCCGCCCGGCCGCGGTCACGCACTCCTCGGACCCGAACCAGCGGTTCGTGGACCTGCCGCTGTCGGTGAACGGCAACACGGTCGACCTGAACGTCACGAGCAACCCCAACCTGGCCCCGCCCGGCTGGTACATGCTCTTCGCGGTCGACGCCAACGGGGTCCCGTCGGTGGCCAAGTGGGTCCACCTGCAAGGCCCTTCGGCACTCACTACAGACACCGCCTCCGCCCACGTCCACTCCTTCGCGGACTCCCTGAAGGGCAAGGTCACCGAGCCAGGCAAGAAGCGCACCTCCCAGAAGGTCAGCCCGACCATCTCCGGCTGCGACCGCCACTACGGCACGATCAACGTCTGCGTCCCGACCGTCTTCCCGAAGGAGGTCAAGTCGACTACTGCGGCCCGCTGTTCATGGCTCCAGCAGAACGACTACGGCCGCCTGAAGGTCAACGGCAAGGACGACCCGCTGCGACTCGACCCGAACAGGGACGGGGTGGCGTGCGGGAAGGGTGACGTCAAGACCGTAAAGAAGAAGGGGTAG